The following proteins are encoded in a genomic region of Nocardioides renjunii:
- a CDS encoding PucR family transcriptional regulator, which yields MPPSRRRAAEALRSSSGTLSTAATGRMATDLPWFADLSAEDRSWVGLIVQAGIRGFVDWYDREVEVSSHDPLDVVVFGAAPRELTGVISLQQTVELVRLSIRVVETNIDALLDPEDVGEVHDAVLLYAREVAFATAAVYARAAESRGAWDARLEALVVDAVVRAEADETVLSRASALGWGAHGDVAVVLGAVPPHRAELDVFESVRRSARVGDMDALCATQGERLVVVLGGVTDPLKAATRLLDHFGDGPVVVGPVTADLAHANASARAALSAHRAASGWPDAPRPVASRDLLPERALAGDGHARRHLVDEVYLPLMATRGTLLETLGAWFEHGASIEGTARALFVHPNTVRYRLRQVSELTGWSPTRPREAFALQLALILGRQSGRTEL from the coding sequence ATGCCACCGTCCAGACGCCGCGCAGCCGAGGCGCTGCGCAGCTCGTCCGGGACGCTGAGCACCGCCGCGACGGGCCGGATGGCCACCGACCTGCCCTGGTTCGCCGACCTCAGCGCCGAGGACCGCTCCTGGGTCGGGCTCATCGTCCAGGCCGGCATCCGCGGCTTCGTCGACTGGTACGACCGCGAGGTCGAGGTCTCCTCCCACGACCCGCTGGACGTGGTGGTCTTCGGCGCCGCACCCCGCGAGCTGACGGGGGTGATCTCGCTGCAGCAGACGGTCGAGCTGGTGCGGCTGAGCATCCGCGTGGTCGAGACCAACATCGACGCCCTGCTCGACCCCGAGGACGTCGGCGAGGTCCACGACGCCGTGCTCCTCTACGCCCGGGAGGTGGCCTTCGCCACCGCCGCCGTCTACGCGCGGGCCGCCGAGTCCCGCGGCGCCTGGGACGCCCGCCTCGAGGCGCTGGTCGTCGACGCGGTCGTCCGGGCCGAGGCCGACGAGACGGTCCTGTCACGCGCCAGCGCGCTCGGCTGGGGCGCCCACGGCGACGTGGCCGTCGTGCTGGGCGCGGTTCCCCCGCACCGTGCCGAGCTCGACGTCTTCGAGTCCGTACGCCGCTCCGCACGCGTCGGCGACATGGACGCGCTCTGCGCCACGCAGGGCGAGCGGCTCGTGGTCGTGCTCGGCGGCGTCACCGACCCGCTCAAGGCCGCGACCCGGTTGCTCGACCACTTCGGCGACGGACCGGTGGTGGTCGGACCCGTCACCGCCGACCTCGCCCACGCCAACGCCTCGGCCCGCGCCGCGCTGTCGGCCCACCGCGCGGCCAGCGGCTGGCCGGACGCACCCCGTCCCGTGGCCAGCCGCGACCTGCTCCCCGAGCGCGCGCTCGCCGGCGACGGGCACGCCCGGCGACACCTCGTCGACGAGGTCTACCTCCCCCTCATGGCCACGCGCGGCACGCTCCTCGAGACCCTCGGCGCCTGGTTCGAGCACGGCGCCTCCATCGAGGGGACGGCCCGTGCGCTCTTCGTGCACCCCAACACCGTGCGCTACCGGCTGCGCCAGGTCTCGGAGCTCACCGGGTGGTCGCCGACCCGTCCCCGGGAGGCCTTCGCCCTCCAGCTCGCGCTCATCCTCGGCCGCCAGTCCGGCCGCACCGAGTTGTAG
- a CDS encoding alpha/beta fold hydrolase yields MPRRAAPHLQHVTVHGHRRAYVRAGSGPVVLLLHGLGCDHTTWDPVIGQLSRTHTVIAPDLLGHGSSDKPRADYSVGGYANGMRDLLTVLGVDTATVVGHSLGGGVAMQFAYQYPERTERLVLVASGGLGPEVSPAIRAVTTPGFQEVMGLLTLPGLRHVTTTALRVLSRTGVPELRDLGEVAAIYDSFKDPQTRAAIRHVVRAVVDWKGQVITMADRAYLTEAMPMCVIWGADDQVIPVAHAQNAGELAPTARIEVVPNAGHFPHKDHPERFVRILRDFIRTTEPSRHDRERWRELLEEGAPVVPAEAEAGEPPVTPVPAAG; encoded by the coding sequence GTGCCCCGTCGAGCCGCCCCGCACCTGCAGCACGTCACCGTGCACGGGCACCGTCGGGCGTACGTCCGCGCGGGCTCGGGGCCGGTCGTCCTCCTGCTGCACGGGCTCGGCTGCGACCACACGACCTGGGACCCCGTCATCGGGCAGCTGTCGCGCACGCACACCGTGATCGCGCCCGACCTCCTCGGCCACGGCAGCTCGGACAAGCCGCGCGCCGACTACAGCGTCGGCGGCTACGCCAACGGGATGCGGGACCTGCTCACCGTGCTGGGCGTCGACACCGCGACGGTGGTCGGGCACAGCCTGGGCGGGGGAGTGGCGATGCAGTTCGCATACCAGTACCCCGAGCGCACCGAGCGGCTGGTGCTGGTGGCGTCCGGCGGCCTCGGCCCCGAGGTGTCCCCGGCGATCCGCGCGGTCACCACCCCCGGGTTCCAGGAGGTGATGGGCCTGCTCACGCTGCCCGGGCTGCGCCACGTCACCACGACCGCGTTGCGGGTGCTCTCCCGCACCGGCGTGCCCGAGCTGCGCGACCTCGGCGAGGTCGCCGCGATCTACGACTCCTTCAAGGACCCCCAGACCCGGGCGGCGATCCGGCACGTCGTCCGCGCGGTGGTGGACTGGAAGGGCCAGGTCATCACGATGGCCGACCGGGCCTACCTCACCGAGGCGATGCCGATGTGCGTCATCTGGGGGGCCGACGACCAGGTGATCCCGGTCGCCCACGCGCAGAACGCCGGCGAGCTCGCCCCGACGGCGCGCATCGAGGTGGTGCCGAACGCCGGCCACTTCCCGCACAAGGACCATCCCGAGCGGTTCGTGCGGATCCTGCGCGACTTCATCCGCACGACCGAGCCGAGCCGGCACGACCGCGAGCGGTGGCGCGAGCTCCTCGAGGAGGGAGCACCCGTGGTCCCGGCCGAGGCCGAGGCGGGGGAGCCCCCGGTGACGCCGGTGCCCGCCGCGGGGTGA